From Nicotiana tabacum cultivar K326 chromosome 20, ASM71507v2, whole genome shotgun sequence, one genomic window encodes:
- the LOC107804559 gene encoding uncharacterized protein LOC107804559, whose amino-acid sequence MDWRKMDTKDDLWTYTKLKYDIPDAAKTWTLFSIGSAWRRHKNQLKKYYYDAYQNDEVRMTKRPDYITEYQFKELLKYWSSDKPQRSSEIHKENRKKLTDPYTAGKTSFVVIRNELEKTKEPVSLKEIFVATRARKPGRVYKDSDENTTSKIAEMKKIETQQSVDGSQSVDAFSSVMGPEHPGRLRLYG is encoded by the exons ATGGATTGGAGGAAAATGGACACAAAAGACGATTTATGGACATATACTAAG TTGAAGTATGATATTCCTGATGCTGCAAAAACATGGACTTTGTTTTCAATTGGAAGTGCTTGGAGAAGGCATAAAAATCAACTGAAGAAATATTATTATGATGCCTATCAAAATGATGAAGTTCGAATGACAAAAAGGCCCGATTATATAACAGAATATCAGTTTAAAGAGCTCCTGAAATATTGGAGTTCTGATAAACCACAG AGATCATCCGAAATCCACAAGGAGAATCGAAAAAAGTTGACGGATCCATACACTGCTGGCAAAACAAGTTTTGTTGTAATCCGTAATGAATTG GAAAAAACAAAGGAACCTGTATCACTTAAGGAGATATTTGTGGCCACAAGAGCAAGAAAACCTGGGCGTGTATACAAGGACTCAGATGAAAATACAACTAGTAAAATT gctgaaatgaaaaaaattgaaaCACAACAAAGTGTAGATGGCAGTCAGTCTGTTGATGCATTTTCATCTGTCATGGGTCCTGAACATCCAGGACGTTTAAGATTATATGGATGA